One genomic region from Rhinoraja longicauda isolate Sanriku21f chromosome 8, sRhiLon1.1, whole genome shotgun sequence encodes:
- the LOC144596103 gene encoding gamma-crystallin S-1-like: MGKINFYEDRNFQGRHYECSTDCADLSSYFSRCNSIRVDSDWWVAYEKPNYMGYQYVLNRGEYPDYQRWMGFNDNIRSCRTYPHYQGGNYKMKIYERPEFGGQMMEFMDDCPSVYDRFRYRDIHSCHVMDGHWVFYEQPNYKGRQYFMRPGEYRKYNDWGGYNSTIGSFRRMRDF, from the exons ATGGGAAAG ATCAACTTCTACGAGGACAGGAACTTCCAGGGCCGGCACTATGAGTGCAGCACCGACTGTGCTGATCTGTCCTCTTACTTCAGCCGCTGTAACTCCATCCGTGTGGACAGTGACTGGTGGGTGGCGTACGAGAAACCCAACTACATGGGGTACCAGTATGTCCTGAACAGGGGGGAGTATCCTGACTACCAGCGCTGGATGGGATTCAACGACAACATCAGGTCCTGTCGCACCTACCCCCAT TACCAAGGGGGCAACTACAAGATGAAGATTTACGAGAGGCCCGAATTCGGAGGGCAGATGATGGAATTCATGGACGACTGTCCCTCCGTCTACGATCGTTTCCGTTACCGTGACATCCACTCCTGCCACGTGATGGATGGACACTGGGTCTTCTATGAACAGCCCAACTACAAAGGCCGACAGTACTTCATGAGACCCGGGGAGTACAGGAAATACAATGACTGGGGTGGCTACAACTCCACCATCGGGTCCTTCAGGCGCATGAGGGACTTCTAG